A window from Mytilus galloprovincialis chromosome 8, xbMytGall1.hap1.1, whole genome shotgun sequence encodes these proteins:
- the LOC143043046 gene encoding uncharacterized protein LOC143043046: protein MFPSPGRKSRKSSPKSIGDMTLAQEKESTRTQPSPQLKEIIKSSPSPPPLDIEDVIKSFSSLNIDEQTTTPKVEKVTRMTGLTQLPPPQEVDIEAIETSLPVAVHIASPNIGLVGEMIISGTAFTTPGAIEIDTTTGAIEIDNITPGAIQIDTTTPRATEIDNTTPEAIQIDTSTPRAIKINTTTPRAIEIDTTTPRAIKIDTITPRANKIDTTTPRAIEIDTTTKAIEIGTSTPRAIQIDTTTPRAIQIDTTTPRAIKIDTTTLRAIEIDTSTPRAIKIGTTTPRAIKIDTITPRAIEIDSTTYRAIEIDTSTPRAIKIGTTTRAIKIDTTTRAIEIDTTTPRAIKFDTTTHAIDGHDQLKKKDKVLLDMLKKYNNEDADIDKLNKEMDAVNCLLDNIENDIDSLKAHKEMNQYLINKIMNVHKVIRNEKYCIQKQLELASRSCSRQNKKSKEVDLLNIAYNKLDQKERSTRRRIASLKAELSLIISKLDMTKSKKEKPIVPPLDLSKLGECKVLPPLKNAPKASREGININSLAKENFTDYNIGNKRRMKASEPKLSRSTPILQNQEFVRPAPSVRDNRKIYPNKTGTLNGPRNQHDKKTVRQVIYNNKPVLTRKDEGTQADVLKLPDIVKGSQLIDKSNIVPKQSCESRRTAPRCAARKPAYQGRPPFCF from the exons atGTTTCCTTCTCCAGGGCGCAAGTCTCGGAAATCATCACCTAAGAGTATAGGTGACATGACCCTTGCTCAGGAAAAGG AGTCGACCAGAACACAACCATCACCACAATTGAAAGAGATTATCAAATCTTCTCCATCGCCACCACCACTTGATATTGAAGATGtgataaaatcattttcatctCTAAACATTGATGAACAGACCACAACACCAAAAGTTGAGAAGGTGACAAGAATGACAGGGCTGACTCAATTACCACCACCACAAGAGGTAGATATTGAGGCCATAGAAACTTCATTACCAGTGGCAGTGCATATTGCTTCACCAAACATTGGACTTGTTGGAG aGATGATTATATCAGGAACTGCATTTACTACTCCTGGAGCTATTGAGATTGATACAACTACTGGAGCTATTGAGATTGATAATATTACTCCTGGGGCTATCCAGATTGATACTACTACTCCTAGAGCTACTGAGATTGATAATACTACCCCTGAAGCTATCCAGATTGATACCTCTACTCCTAGAGCTATCAAGATTAATACTACTACTCCTAGAGCTATCGAGATTGATACTACTACTCCTAGAGCTATCAAGATTGATACTATTACTCCTAGAGCTAACAAGATTGATACTACTACTCCTAGAGCTATTGAGATTGATACTACTACTAAAGCTATTGAGATTGGTACTTCTACTCCTAGAGCTATCCAGATTGATACTACTACTCCTAGAGCTATCCAGATTGATACTACTACTCCTAGAGCTATCAAGATTGATACTACTACTCTTAGAGCTATCGAGATTGATACTTCCACTCCTAGAGCTATCAAGATTGGTACTACTACTCCTAGAGCTATCAAGATTGATACTATTACTCCTAGAGCCATTGAGATTGATTCTACTACTTATAGAGCTATCGAGATTGATACTTCTACTCCTAGAGCTATCAAAATTGGTACTACTACTAGAGCTATCAAGATTGATACTACTACTAGAGCTATTGAGATTGATACTACTACTCCTAGAGCTATCAAGTTTGATACGACTACACATGCCATTGATGGCCATGATCAACTCAAGAAGAAGGATAAAGT ATTACTGGATATGTTGAAGAAGTATAACAATGAAGATGCTGATATTGATAAACTCAATAAGGAAATGGATGCTGTAAACTGCCTTCTGGATAACATTGAGAATGATATTGATAGCTTGAAAGCACATAAGGAAATGAACCAATATCTGATTAATAAAATCATGAATGTGCACAAAGTTATCAGAAATGAGAAGTACTGCATCCAAAAACAGCTGGAATTGGCTAGTAGAAGTTGCAGTAGGCAGAACAAAAAGAGCAAAGAGGTTGACCTACTGAACATCGCATATAATAAATTGGATCAGAAGGAGAGAAGCACAAGAAGGCGCATTGCTAGTTTGAAAGCTGAGCTCTCCCTCATTATCTCAAAGCTAGACATGACAAAATCTAAGAAGGAAAAGCCTATTGTTCCTCCTCTTGATCTGTCAAAACTTGGTGAGTGCAAAGTTTTGCCACCATTGAAGAATGCACCAAAAGCATCAAGAGAAGGTATAAACATAAATTCTTTAGCCAAGGAAAACTTCACCGATTACAACATTGGTAACAAGAGGAGGATGAAGGCTTCAGAACCAAAGTTGTCTCGCAGTACACCTATCCTGCAGAATCAGGAGTTTGTGAGACCAGCTCCTTCTGTAAGAgataacagaaaaatatatcCAAATAAAACTGGTACACTAAATGGTCCAAGGAACCAGCATGATAAGAAGACCGTCAGacag GTTATATACAATAATAAGCCAGTACTAACAAGGAAAGATGAGGGCACACAAGCAGATGTTCTCAAGCTCCCTGATATTGTTAAAGGATCTCAGTTGATAGATAAATCCAATATTGTACCAAAGCAATCCTGTGAATCCAGAAGAACTGCACCAAGGTGTGCAGCTAGGAAACCTGCTTACCAGGGGAGACCACCATTTTGTTTTTAG